One segment of Deinococcus sp. Leaf326 DNA contains the following:
- the serS gene encoding serine--tRNA ligase, with protein MLDLKFIREHAGAVARAIEVKRVNLDLDELLRLDRDLLALKQRVEAMQTERNANAKLVPRATPEERGALIQKGKDLGEELKALEPALRAHEEQLRQLLLRVPNIPHDTVPVGADDSENVELRREGTPREFDFSPLDHVELLERQGWSDPERVARVSGSRSYLLKGEAALLEMAVLMFALDFLAGRGLTPLSTTALVRSETLMASGHFPGGEDQVYKIEGDDLMLAGTAEVPVNSLYAGEQLAGETLPLAFAAISAAFRSEAGSAGRDVRGLIRVHEFRKVEQYVVTRADEAEALKWFAAILGNAEAILAALELPYRVVQNCTGDMGVGKVLMYDLEAWVPSEQKYRETHSCSYLGDWQARRTGLRYRGEDGKLQFAHTLNNTGIATPRILVPLLENHQQADGTIRVPAALQAYLGGRTVLGTPVRGPADAGA; from the coding sequence ATGCTCGACTTGAAATTCATCCGTGAACACGCCGGCGCGGTGGCGCGCGCCATCGAGGTCAAGCGCGTGAATCTCGACCTGGACGAGCTGCTGCGTCTGGACCGCGACCTCCTGGCGCTCAAGCAGCGCGTCGAGGCGATGCAGACCGAGCGCAACGCCAATGCCAAGCTCGTGCCCCGGGCGACGCCCGAGGAGAGGGGCGCCCTGATCCAGAAGGGCAAGGACCTCGGCGAGGAACTCAAGGCCCTCGAACCCGCCCTGCGCGCGCACGAGGAGCAGCTCAGGCAGTTGCTGCTGCGCGTGCCGAACATCCCGCACGACACGGTGCCGGTGGGCGCGGACGACAGCGAGAACGTCGAGCTGCGCCGCGAGGGCACGCCGCGCGAGTTCGACTTTTCGCCACTGGACCATGTCGAACTGCTCGAACGGCAGGGCTGGAGCGACCCCGAGCGCGTGGCGCGGGTGTCGGGCAGCCGCAGCTACCTCCTGAAGGGCGAGGCGGCGCTGCTGGAGATGGCCGTGCTCATGTTCGCCCTGGATTTCCTGGCCGGGCGCGGCCTGACGCCCCTTTCGACGACTGCCCTCGTGCGCTCCGAGACCCTGATGGCCTCGGGCCACTTTCCCGGCGGCGAGGATCAGGTCTACAAGATCGAGGGCGACGACCTGATGCTTGCGGGCACGGCCGAGGTGCCGGTCAACAGCCTGTACGCGGGCGAGCAGCTGGCCGGCGAGACCCTGCCGCTGGCCTTCGCGGCGATCAGCGCGGCCTTCCGCAGCGAGGCGGGGTCGGCGGGGCGCGACGTGCGCGGTCTGATCCGCGTGCACGAATTCCGCAAGGTAGAACAGTACGTCGTCACGCGCGCCGACGAGGCCGAGGCCCTGAAGTGGTTCGCGGCCATCCTGGGCAACGCTGAGGCCATCCTCGCGGCCCTGGAGCTGCCCTACCGCGTCGTTCAGAACTGCACGGGCGACATGGGGGTGGGCAAGGTTCTCATGTACGACCTCGAGGCCTGGGTTCCCAGCGAGCAGAAGTACCGCGAGACCCACTCGTGCTCGTATCTGGGCGACTGGCAGGCCCGGCGCACCGGATTGCGTTACCGCGGCGAGGACGGCAAATTGCAGTTTGCCCACACCCTGAACAACACCGGAATCGCCACGCCGCGCATCCTGGTGCCGCTGCTCGAAAACCACCAGCAGGCCGACGGGACCATCCGTGTGCCGGCCGCCCTGCAGGCCTACCTAGGGGGCCGCACGGTACTGGGTACGCCGGTGCGCGGCCCGGCAGACGCAGGCGCCTGA
- the gatC gene encoding Asp-tRNA(Asn)/Glu-tRNA(Gln) amidotransferase subunit GatC, with amino-acid sequence MIDAAQIDHLAQLARLQLTPQERADMGADLTRVLGYFEQLADVDTGGAEEMQRPVSLVNVLRDDVPGETFAPAVVAALAPETQDGFIRVPRTVETD; translated from the coding sequence ATGATTGACGCGGCCCAGATCGACCACCTCGCGCAGCTCGCGCGGCTGCAGCTGACCCCGCAGGAGCGGGCGGATATGGGAGCGGACCTGACCCGCGTGCTGGGCTACTTCGAGCAGCTGGCCGACGTGGACACGGGCGGCGCCGAGGAGATGCAGCGCCCCGTGAGCCTGGTGAACGTGCTGCGGGACGACGTGCCCGGCGAGACCTTCGCGCCCGCCGTCGTCGCCGCCCTGGCCCCCGAAACCCAGGACGGGTTCATCCGCGTACCCCGGACCGTGGAGACCGACTGA
- a CDS encoding ATP-binding protein produces MNGLSLLERQAGLDWAATPLGRVAGWSSALRAAAGLVLAHPLPALLLWGEAAAPLYNVPYARLLGSGGAGWAGAALRPAESRHIEAVRRGESYVVMGQPLPLAPREGRGDRAGREAAFSLSYGPVPDGDGVGGVLVTAAAPSPNEQTFLPAILSSLGESVIVCDAQGHIVLSNAVSEDFHDQPLVPVSPQDWPTLYHLYAPGGERRLTPEEVPLYRAWKGETVHNNELVIRVPGKAPRTVLVTGQPVTLPDGTVGGLVAQRDITRRQQQERALAERTAALDAFAALTEAVGSETDVLVLAKQAIDVLRARFSGDSAAYYAREDGLWRAQAWSGDIRAELSQVRSGFGDDHPLVAELLSTQRPVFREGETAARDHGEYLGEYASSGAYPLSVGGQVLGVLAVARRSAISWTEGDRAILRAVGRSLRLALERSEAARALETRNAELHTRTRWLESFALLSHDLTLEGDPYALVRRAQGAMLPLLPSGHTVYWELQGGRWTVRSAVGDVASAHTALVGDGLPAGDAPPLDVPWRSGLPYYQDRTWPQGAQLPGEESSSVATLPVLVGGQPSGVLSITTAGAHEWHPVDKSLLETVVRSLGLALERARGLEQLASERRKLEAANEELEAFAYSVSHDLRTPVRHILGFNSLLRQALGPEAPPRATRYLNVVAEAGQRMNVLIDAMLDLSRTSRADLSFAPVDLGGLLASVRAEVQPDAGDRRVEWGVGELPVVRADADTLRQVFVNLLTNALKYTRPRELTRIEIWAERRGSDWALFVRDNGVGFDPRYAENLFGVFQRLHRADEFEGTGVGLANVRRIITRHGGEVFAHGEVGQGATFGFTLPGG; encoded by the coding sequence ATGAACGGGCTCTCTCTTCTGGAACGGCAGGCCGGGCTGGACTGGGCGGCAACTCCTCTGGGCCGCGTGGCCGGGTGGTCGTCCGCGCTGCGGGCCGCCGCCGGGCTGGTCCTTGCCCACCCCCTGCCCGCCCTGCTGCTGTGGGGCGAGGCGGCCGCTCCCCTCTACAACGTGCCCTATGCCCGGCTGCTCGGAAGCGGGGGAGCCGGCTGGGCCGGCGCGGCCCTGCGGCCGGCCGAGAGCCGGCATATCGAGGCGGTCCGGCGCGGCGAGAGCTACGTCGTGATGGGCCAGCCTCTACCGCTGGCCCCACGGGAGGGCAGGGGCGACCGGGCGGGGCGGGAGGCGGCCTTCAGCCTGTCCTACGGACCGGTGCCGGACGGGGACGGGGTGGGCGGCGTGCTCGTCACGGCAGCGGCGCCGTCCCCCAACGAACAGACCTTTCTGCCCGCCATCCTGAGCAGTCTGGGCGAGTCGGTCATCGTCTGTGATGCCCAGGGCCACATCGTCTTGTCGAACGCCGTCAGCGAGGACTTTCACGACCAACCGCTCGTGCCGGTGTCGCCGCAGGACTGGCCGACGCTCTATCACCTGTACGCGCCGGGCGGCGAGCGGCGCCTGACTCCCGAGGAAGTGCCCCTCTACCGGGCCTGGAAGGGCGAGACGGTCCACAACAACGAACTCGTGATCCGGGTGCCGGGGAAGGCGCCGCGCACCGTACTTGTCACGGGCCAGCCGGTGACGCTGCCCGACGGCACCGTGGGGGGGCTCGTCGCGCAGCGCGACATCACCCGCCGCCAGCAGCAGGAGCGGGCACTGGCCGAGCGGACCGCCGCGCTCGACGCCTTCGCCGCGCTGACCGAGGCGGTCGGCAGCGAGACCGACGTGCTGGTCCTTGCCAAGCAGGCTATCGACGTGCTGCGGGCACGGTTTTCGGGCGACAGCGCCGCGTACTACGCGCGCGAGGACGGTCTGTGGCGCGCGCAGGCCTGGAGCGGCGATATCCGCGCCGAACTGTCGCAGGTCCGCAGCGGGTTCGGTGACGATCACCCGCTGGTCGCGGAGCTGCTGAGTACCCAGCGCCCCGTGTTCCGCGAGGGCGAGACGGCCGCGCGCGACCACGGCGAGTACCTGGGCGAGTACGCCTCCAGCGGCGCCTATCCCCTGAGCGTGGGGGGGCAGGTGCTGGGAGTCCTGGCCGTGGCCCGGCGCAGCGCCATAAGCTGGACCGAGGGCGACCGGGCCATCCTGCGCGCGGTGGGCCGCAGCCTGCGCCTCGCCCTGGAGCGCAGCGAGGCGGCGCGCGCCCTGGAGACACGCAACGCCGAGCTGCATACCCGGACCCGCTGGCTGGAGAGCTTCGCGCTGCTGTCGCACGACCTCACGCTCGAGGGCGACCCCTACGCGCTCGTGCGCCGCGCGCAGGGCGCCATGCTGCCCCTGCTGCCCAGTGGCCACACGGTGTACTGGGAACTTCAGGGCGGCCGCTGGACCGTCCGCAGCGCTGTGGGGGACGTGGCCTCGGCGCACACCGCCCTGGTCGGGGACGGCCTCCCGGCGGGGGACGCGCCGCCCCTGGACGTGCCCTGGAGGAGTGGCCTGCCCTACTACCAGGACCGGACTTGGCCCCAGGGCGCCCAGCTGCCGGGCGAAGAGTCTTCTTCGGTCGCCACGCTGCCGGTACTCGTCGGCGGGCAGCCCAGCGGCGTCCTGAGCATCACCACGGCGGGGGCGCACGAGTGGCACCCGGTGGACAAGTCGCTCCTTGAGACGGTGGTCCGCAGTCTGGGTCTGGCGCTGGAGCGCGCGCGGGGCCTGGAGCAGCTTGCGTCCGAGCGGCGCAAGCTCGAGGCGGCCAATGAGGAACTCGAGGCCTTCGCCTACTCGGTGTCGCACGACCTGCGCACCCCGGTGCGGCACATCCTGGGCTTCAACAGCCTGCTGCGTCAGGCGCTGGGCCCGGAGGCGCCCCCCCGCGCAACGCGCTACCTGAACGTGGTGGCCGAGGCGGGCCAGCGTATGAACGTTCTGATCGACGCCATGCTGGACTTGTCGCGTACCTCACGGGCGGACCTGTCGTTCGCCCCGGTGGACCTGGGAGGGCTGCTGGCCTCGGTGCGCGCCGAGGTCCAGCCCGACGCTGGGGACCGTCGGGTCGAGTGGGGGGTGGGTGAGCTGCCGGTGGTCAGGGCCGACGCCGACACGTTGCGTCAGGTGTTCGTGAACCTGCTCACCAACGCCCTGAAATACACCCGGCCACGGGAGCTGACCCGAATCGAGATCTGGGCCGAGCGCCGGGGGAGCGACTGGGCGCTGTTCGTGCGCGACAATGGCGTGGGCTTCGATCCGCGCTACGCCGAGAACCTGTTCGGGGTCTTTCAGCGCCTGCACCGCGCCGACGAGTTCGAGGGCACGGGAGTCGGACTGGCGAACGTGCGGCGCATCATCACCCGGCACGGCGGCGAGGTCTTCGCGCACGGCGAGGTCGGCCAGGGGGCCACTTTCGGCTTCACCCTTCCGGGCGGCTGA
- a CDS encoding serine hydrolase, giving the protein MRHLALTALLALSAPALAQTAAPAAAPAPAAQRQVAEDLSAALTRLFSAPSLQTEWFAPDFLAQVPLAAIEAQFAQLRAAYGAFTRLDTSGEQAVAVYERGALRVTSARLDDQGRLTTFGAAPAQAQAAPDLTQAQLTQAAALLTRLFTGERFDPALFAPDFLEAVPAEQLGALRAGLTASLGAFVRAEPRGQTWVLVYERGTVPVLAFTADAQSRVTGLRLGGVVPRLGTLEEARAAFATLPGQVSVLVQEAGRPTPLLDLNAGRLLAVGSTFKLAILGEVQAQVRAGRLGWDSEVQLTDALRSLPSGTLQDAPAGPYRVSNLAAHMIRDSDNTATDLLLNAVGREGVEARLGQRAIPSTRELFALKNPANAELLRAYRTAGLDVAARRAVLARAATAPLPAQGWETPTALDAEWYVNTARLCRLMADVAGLEATGLNPGVATPGDFARASFKGGSEPGVLNLTTQVTTKGGRTLCVSATWNRPEALDESAFVGLYAATLNLLR; this is encoded by the coding sequence ATGCGTCACCTTGCTCTGACCGCCCTGCTCGCCCTCTCGGCCCCGGCACTGGCGCAGACCGCTGCCCCCGCCGCCGCTCCGGCTCCGGCGGCGCAGCGGCAGGTGGCCGAGGACCTGAGCGCCGCCCTGACCCGGCTGTTCTCGGCGCCGAGCCTCCAGACCGAGTGGTTCGCGCCCGACTTTCTGGCGCAGGTGCCGCTGGCGGCCATCGAGGCGCAGTTCGCGCAGCTCCGCGCGGCCTACGGCGCCTTCACGCGGCTGGACACCTCGGGCGAGCAGGCGGTCGCCGTGTACGAACGCGGAGCGCTGCGGGTCACCTCGGCCCGGCTCGACGACCAGGGCCGCCTGACGACCTTCGGGGCGGCGCCCGCGCAGGCCCAGGCCGCGCCCGACCTGACACAGGCCCAGCTCACGCAGGCCGCCGCGCTCCTGACCCGCCTGTTCACGGGCGAACGCTTTGACCCCGCGCTCTTTGCCCCCGACTTTCTGGAGGCCGTGCCGGCCGAGCAACTCGGCGCTTTGCGGGCCGGGCTGACCGCCAGCCTGGGCGCCTTCGTGCGGGCCGAGCCCCGCGGCCAGACCTGGGTCCTGGTCTACGAACGCGGCACGGTGCCGGTGCTGGCTTTCACGGCCGACGCCCAGAGCCGCGTGACCGGCCTGCGGCTGGGGGGCGTAGTGCCCCGGCTCGGCACGCTGGAGGAAGCCCGCGCCGCCTTTGCCACGCTGCCGGGCCAGGTGAGCGTGCTGGTGCAGGAGGCAGGGCGGCCCACCCCCCTGCTCGACCTGAACGCCGGGCGGCTGCTCGCAGTCGGCTCGACCTTCAAACTCGCCATTCTGGGAGAGGTGCAGGCCCAGGTCCGCGCCGGTCGCCTGGGCTGGGACAGCGAGGTGCAGCTCACCGACGCCCTGCGCAGCCTGCCCAGCGGCACCCTTCAGGACGCGCCGGCCGGTCCCTACCGCGTCTCGAACCTCGCCGCGCACATGATCCGTGACAGCGACAACACGGCGACCGACCTGCTGCTGAACGCGGTGGGCCGGGAGGGGGTCGAGGCGCGGCTGGGGCAGCGGGCCATTCCCAGCACGCGCGAGCTGTTCGCCCTGAAGAACCCGGCCAACGCCGAGCTGCTGCGCGCCTACCGCACGGCGGGACTGGACGTGGCCGCCCGCCGCGCGGTGCTGGCGCGGGCGGCCACTGCGCCTCTGCCCGCCCAGGGCTGGGAGACGCCGACTGCCCTGGACGCCGAGTGGTACGTGAACACGGCCCGCCTGTGCCGACTGATGGCCGACGTGGCCGGGCTGGAGGCGACGGGGCTCAACCCCGGCGTGGCGACTCCGGGCGACTTCGCCCGCGCGAGCTTCAAGGGCGGCAGCGAGCCCGGCGTACTCAACCTGACCACCCAGGTCACGACGAAGGGGGGCCGGACCCTGTGCGTCAGCGCCACCTGGAACCGTCCCGAAGCGCTCGACGAGTCCGCCTTCGTGGGGCTGTACGCGGCCACGCTGAACCTGCTGCGGTAA
- a CDS encoding BsuPI-related putative proteinase inhibitor, whose amino-acid sequence MTPRLLLAALVLGTLSPLAAAQTTIFSIPALPPGASVPAVPAPATPAPVPAPAAPGASTLPTPGVVNAGPLLAAPHTVALRGPATVRAGEATLWSFVLTNTGTEPVELQHGACDVRFEVLNAAGTVVRPDPQNAICTLQLVLTEAAPGETTEVQKVRWDGRDGEGRPLPAGTYTLRAVFRGAGVTTAPASLSVTLR is encoded by the coding sequence ATGACCCCCAGATTGTTGCTGGCTGCCCTGGTCCTCGGCACGTTGTCTCCCCTGGCCGCCGCACAGACCACCATCTTCAGCATTCCGGCCCTGCCTCCAGGGGCGAGCGTGCCGGCTGTGCCCGCCCCCGCGACTCCCGCGCCCGTTCCGGCTCCTGCGGCTCCCGGCGCGAGCACCCTGCCCACCCCCGGCGTCGTCAACGCCGGGCCTCTGCTCGCCGCACCGCACACGGTCGCCCTGCGCGGCCCCGCCACCGTCCGGGCGGGCGAGGCGACGCTATGGAGTTTCGTGCTGACGAACACCGGCACCGAACCTGTCGAGCTGCAACACGGGGCCTGCGACGTGCGCTTCGAGGTTCTGAACGCGGCGGGCACAGTCGTGCGCCCCGACCCCCAGAACGCCATCTGTACCCTGCAACTCGTCCTCACCGAGGCGGCGCCCGGCGAGACGACCGAAGTGCAGAAGGTGCGCTGGGACGGCCGCGACGGCGAGGGCCGCCCCCTGCCCGCCGGCACCTACACCCTGCGGGCCGTCTTCCGGGGCGCGGGCGTGACCACGGCGCCCGCCAGCCTCAGCGTCACGCTGCGCTGA